In one Zalophus californianus isolate mZalCal1 chromosome 10, mZalCal1.pri.v2, whole genome shotgun sequence genomic region, the following are encoded:
- the TMEM204 gene encoding transmembrane protein 204 isoform X2, with the protein MTVQKLVATAVLVALVSLVLNNVAAFTPNWVYQTLEDGRKRSVGLWKSCWLVDRARGGPSPGARPGQADARDCEALGWGSEVAGFQEARGTVKLQFDMMRACNLVATAALAAGQLTFVLGLAGLPLLSPDSQCWEEAMAAAFQLAKSLPLGRNTWIPSLCSSQVLGHPNHGRALRWDMSEFAL; encoded by the exons ATGACTGTCCAGAAACTGGTGGCCACGGCAGTGCTGGTGGCCCTGGTCTCTCTTGTCCTCAACAATGTGGCGGCCTTCACCCCCAACTGGGTGTACCAGACGCTGGAGGACGGGCGCAAGCGGAGTGTGGGGCTATGGAAGTCCTGCTGGCTGGTGGACAGGGCCCGGGGAGGGCCAAGCCCTGGGGCCCGGCCAGGGCAGGCGGACGCTCGGGACTGTGAAGCTCTGGGCTGGGGCTCTGAGGTGGCAGGCTTCCAGGAGGCTCGAGGCACCGTCAAAC TGCAGTTCGACATGATGCGCGCCTGCAACCTGGTGGCCACGGCAGCGCTCGCTGCAGGACAGCTCACCTTTGTCCTGGGGCTGGCGGGCCTGCCCCTGCTGTCGCCCGATTCGCAGTGCTGGGAGGAGGCCATGGCTGCCGCGTTTCAGCTGGCGA AATCCCTCCCTCTGGGGAGGAACACGTGGATCCCATCCCTTTGCAGCTCACAGGTGCTGGGACATCCCAACCACGGCCGTGCCCTGAGATGGGACATGAGTGAGTTTGCTCTGTGA